In the Lentimicrobiaceae bacterium genome, one interval contains:
- a CDS encoding M56 family metallopeptidase, translating into MVTYIIKVNLSLILFYLCYKLLFQRDTFWMLRRFYLLASILFSFIYPLISVEGWIKKQEPIMTAIASIQLDEFVITANQTEKLTFFTLENVLWTVFGLVVLLLLIRFFIQLFSIFKRRIQGEKILLQNVPVIRLMEKIMPFSFFRWIFINPLLHTQTETAEILEHEQTHVRQWHSIDVIVAQVQTILCWFNPAAWLLEREIRFNLEFLADNQVIKSGFEPKKYQYHLLRLTYEPADSKLGNEFSVLPIKKRIKMMNTRKTKKMGLLKYALIIPIAIVMLVVSNMQEMIAATKTFVANVVTQEDNPVISSNVATINLDTELNSDAKIEHQSSERAKLTEPEIVNNDNIIKAQGIEEEPPTFPGGVSKLYKWLSENIIYPKEAQEKGIQGNVYVKFVVTEKGKITQTKILRGVDPILDAEAIRVVSAMPYWVPGKKDGKVVSMSYTLPIQFKLMNNEPETATTKKESDTDIAKSSDNDILVSVDTPPTFPGGIEALYLWLSKNMKYPDISQETGTSGHIYVKFIIDENGKVTNPKILRSTFKENNDKEKNKETTSEDIEKGKKALEDEAIRVVSALPDFEPGKHKGKVVKVYYNLPIQFTLQ; encoded by the coding sequence ATGGTAACTTACATTATAAAAGTCAATTTATCGCTCATACTTTTTTACTTGTGCTACAAGTTGTTGTTTCAGCGAGATACATTTTGGATGCTGCGACGATTCTATCTGTTAGCAAGTATTTTATTCTCATTTATTTACCCGCTTATTTCGGTAGAAGGGTGGATAAAAAAGCAAGAGCCGATTATGACCGCTATTGCATCTATTCAGTTAGATGAATTTGTAATTACAGCCAATCAGACGGAGAAACTGACCTTTTTTACACTTGAAAACGTACTTTGGACAGTTTTTGGTTTGGTAGTTTTGCTGTTATTAATACGTTTTTTCATTCAGCTGTTTTCTATTTTCAAACGAAGAATACAAGGCGAAAAAATCTTATTACAAAATGTTCCTGTTATTCGCTTAATGGAAAAAATTATGCCTTTTTCCTTTTTTCGTTGGATTTTTATAAATCCGCTTTTACATACCCAAACAGAAACTGCCGAAATTTTAGAGCATGAACAAACACACGTTCGCCAATGGCATTCCATAGACGTAATTGTAGCACAAGTGCAGACCATTCTTTGCTGGTTTAATCCTGCAGCATGGCTTTTGGAACGTGAAATTCGGTTTAATTTGGAATTTTTAGCCGACAATCAAGTTATAAAATCGGGTTTTGAACCCAAAAAATATCAATACCATTTATTACGCCTTACTTATGAACCTGCAGATAGTAAGTTGGGCAACGAATTCAGTGTTTTACCAATTAAAAAAAGAATCAAAATGATGAATACAAGAAAAACCAAAAAGATGGGATTATTAAAGTATGCTTTGATTATCCCAATTGCAATTGTAATGCTTGTAGTGAGCAACATGCAAGAGATGATTGCCGCAACCAAGACGTTTGTAGCAAATGTTGTTACTCAGGAAGATAATCCTGTGATAAGTTCTAACGTGGCGACTATAAATTTAGATACCGAACTAAACTCAGATGCAAAAATTGAGCATCAGAGTAGTGAAAGAGCTAAATTGACAGAGCCGGAAATTGTAAATAATGACAATATTATTAAAGCTCAAGGAATTGAAGAAGAACCACCTACGTTTCCCGGAGGAGTTTCTAAGCTGTACAAGTGGTTAAGCGAAAATATTATTTATCCCAAAGAAGCTCAAGAAAAAGGAATTCAAGGTAATGTATATGTCAAGTTTGTGGTAACAGAAAAAGGAAAAATTACCCAAACTAAAATATTGCGTGGAGTTGATCCGATTTTAGACGCCGAAGCTATCCGTGTAGTCAGTGCTATGCCTTACTGGGTACCTGGCAAAAAAGACGGAAAAGTTGTAAGTATGAGCTACACACTTCCTATACAATTTAAACTTATGAATAATGAACCTGAAACCGCTACAACTAAAAAAGAATCTGATACGGATATTGCCAAATCGTCAGATAACGACATTCTCGTTTCAGTTGATACACCGCCTACTTTCCCCGGTGGTATAGAAGCGTTGTATCTTTGGTTGTCAAAGAATATGAAATATCCGGACATTTCGCAAGAAACAGGAACTTCGGGACATATTTATGTTAAGTTTATTATTGACGAAAACGGAAAAGTAACGAACCCTAAAATACTACGTTCGACATTTAAGGAAAATAATGATAAAGAAAAAAACAAAGAAACTACGTCGGAAGACATTGAAAAAGGTAAAAAAGCTTTGGAAGACGAAGCAATCAGAGTTGTTTCTGCCTTGCCTGACTTTGAACCCGGAAAACACAAAGGTAAAGTTGTAAAAGTGTATTACAATTTGCCTATTCAGTTCACATTACAATAA